Proteins from a genomic interval of Clostridium sp. M62/1:
- a CDS encoding polysaccharide deacetylase family protein, giving the protein MKKLRLQAGVLAAVLLADILLAANLGRVVWEAGGGERGEISAVPASERENGPAIDPNQKSPFLALTFDDGPHSSCTEELLDGLKDRGVKASFFLMGENIPGNERLIQRMKEEGHLIGTHCYSHVDLTRESMESAVSQIEKTNEMIEEITGTKPAYIRPPYGAWNEELEEKVQMTPVFWDIDTLDWKSQNSAAVLGKIERQAGKHQIVLMHDTFPSTVKAALAAIDTLKEQGYTFVTVDELLIE; this is encoded by the coding sequence TTGAAGAAACTGAGATTACAGGCAGGGGTACTGGCGGCTGTCCTGCTTGCAGATATTCTGCTGGCGGCCAATCTGGGGAGAGTGGTCTGGGAAGCGGGAGGGGGAGAAAGGGGAGAGATTTCTGCTGTCCCCGCTTCGGAGCGGGAGAATGGACCTGCCATTGATCCAAACCAGAAAAGCCCGTTTCTGGCTCTCACCTTTGATGACGGCCCCCACTCGTCCTGTACGGAGGAGCTGCTGGACGGGCTGAAAGACAGAGGGGTGAAGGCATCCTTTTTTCTGATGGGAGAAAATATTCCCGGCAACGAGAGACTGATTCAGAGGATGAAGGAGGAAGGCCATCTCATCGGGACCCACTGCTACAGCCACGTGGATCTGACCCGGGAGAGTATGGAGAGCGCAGTCAGCCAGATTGAGAAGACAAACGAGATGATTGAGGAGATTACAGGGACAAAGCCGGCTTATATAAGACCTCCATACGGGGCGTGGAATGAGGAACTGGAGGAGAAGGTTCAGATGACTCCTGTGTTCTGGGATATTGATACCTTGGACTGGAAGAGTCAGAACAGCGCAGCCGTCCTTGGGAAAATTGAAAGACAGGCGGGAAAGCACCAGATTGTGCTGATGCATGACACGTTTCCCTCCACCGTGAAGGCAGCCCTTGCGGCCATTGACACATTGAAGGAGCAGGGCTATACTTTTGTTACAGTAGACGAGCTGCTGATAGAATAG
- a CDS encoding TraX family protein, with amino-acid sequence MTAERSEAGGTGLTREQIKYIAIAAMTVNHIGTGLLPDGLVKTVMQDIGYFTAIVMCFFLAEGFRYTSSKRRYGLRLLLFGFISQIPFFMAFGYPVLNMMFTLFLCFLLLVIRTDERFAGKRLVPGLLVVFLSSFCDWPFLAPVFTLLFYNAGTDWEERKKACGFVVILYLIFTFVSTCGTVYGAAQALLRAVCSAVAPAAACLTILFLYNGKENSGKGSRTWGKWFFYIYYPAHLLLIGIVRTAAGV; translated from the coding sequence ATGACGGCAGAACGATCAGAAGCAGGAGGTACAGGACTTACAAGAGAGCAGATCAAGTACATTGCCATAGCTGCCATGACAGTGAACCACATCGGGACAGGGCTGCTCCCCGATGGCCTTGTAAAGACAGTTATGCAGGATATCGGATACTTTACGGCCATCGTCATGTGCTTTTTTCTGGCAGAGGGATTCCGGTACACAAGCTCTAAAAGACGGTACGGTTTAAGGCTCCTGCTGTTTGGCTTTATTTCACAGATCCCGTTTTTTATGGCCTTCGGATATCCTGTTCTGAATATGATGTTTACTCTGTTTCTGTGCTTTCTGCTGTTAGTTATCAGGACAGATGAGCGCTTTGCCGGAAAAAGGCTGGTACCTGGGCTTCTGGTAGTATTTCTCAGCAGTTTTTGTGACTGGCCGTTTCTGGCTCCTGTCTTTACACTCCTGTTCTACAATGCAGGAACAGACTGGGAGGAGAGGAAAAAGGCCTGCGGATTTGTGGTGATTTTGTACCTGATTTTCACCTTTGTGAGTACCTGCGGCACAGTCTACGGGGCAGCACAGGCTCTGCTCAGGGCTGTCTGCAGTGCCGTCGCCCCTGCGGCAGCCTGCCTCACAATCCTGTTTCTCTACAATGGAAAAGAGAATTCAGGAAAGGGCAGCAGGACATGGGGAAAATGGTTCTTTTATATTTACTATCCGGCCCACCTGCTTCTCATCGGGATTGTGAGGACAGCGGCGGGAGTATGA
- a CDS encoding ABC transporter ATP-binding protein translates to MKDRTERNLPLNTHTEAGANAISVKNVTKIYRLYDKPIDRLKESLSVTHKNYHKDFYALQNLSFDVKKGETVGIIGTNGSGKSTILKIITGVLTPTSGEVMVDGKISALLELGAGFNQDYTGIENIYMNGTMMGFSKKEMDEKLPDILEFADIGDFVYQPVKTYSSGMFVRLAFALSINVEPEILIVDEALSVGDVFFQSKCYRRMDELRKSGTTIVMVTHDMGSVIKYCDKVVLLNRGEFVAEGPAGKMVDLYKKILAGQLDSLNEELSQMNDFSGDSAVSSTDTAGQKEEDGSEQHQKGLMKDKITINANRTEYGDGRAEIVDLGLFDERGNLTNLLLKGEMFTIKEKIRFSTEIQAPIFTYTIKDKKGTDLTGTNTMFEGTDIKPVKRGDVYEVSFRQKMTLQGGEYLLSMSCTGFENGEHVVYHRLYDVANITVISNKNTVGVYDMESQVETKLTPANADA, encoded by the coding sequence ATGAAAGACAGAACAGAAAGGAACCTTCCATTGAATACACATACTGAAGCAGGAGCCAATGCAATTTCCGTCAAGAATGTGACAAAGATCTACCGTCTGTATGACAAGCCCATTGACAGGCTCAAGGAATCCTTAAGCGTTACCCATAAAAACTACCATAAGGATTTCTATGCCCTTCAGAATCTTTCTTTTGACGTGAAAAAGGGGGAGACGGTGGGGATTATCGGAACCAACGGTTCAGGAAAATCCACGATCCTGAAGATTATCACTGGGGTACTTACCCCCACCTCCGGCGAAGTCATGGTGGACGGAAAGATATCGGCCCTTCTGGAGCTGGGAGCCGGCTTTAACCAGGATTATACAGGAATTGAGAACATTTACATGAACGGAACCATGATGGGCTTTTCCAAGAAGGAGATGGATGAAAAGCTCCCGGACATACTGGAGTTTGCAGACATCGGAGACTTTGTCTACCAGCCGGTCAAGACCTACTCGAGCGGTATGTTTGTCCGCCTGGCCTTTGCCCTGTCCATCAATGTGGAACCGGAGATCCTGATCGTAGATGAGGCTCTGTCCGTAGGAGACGTGTTCTTCCAGTCTAAATGCTACCGCCGTATGGACGAGCTGAGAAAGAGCGGAACCACCATTGTCATGGTAACCCACGATATGGGAAGCGTGATCAAGTACTGCGACAAGGTAGTGCTGTTAAACCGCGGTGAGTTCGTAGCTGAGGGCCCGGCCGGAAAGATGGTGGATCTCTACAAGAAGATTCTGGCAGGCCAGCTGGATTCCCTGAATGAGGAGCTGTCACAGATGAACGATTTCTCCGGAGACAGCGCGGTGAGCAGCACAGACACAGCCGGACAGAAGGAAGAAGACGGCTCAGAGCAGCATCAGAAGGGACTGATGAAGGATAAGATCACAATTAATGCAAACCGTACCGAGTACGGCGACGGCCGCGCGGAGATTGTAGATCTGGGCCTGTTCGACGAGAGGGGAAATCTGACAAACCTGCTGCTAAAGGGCGAGATGTTTACGATCAAGGAGAAAATCCGTTTCAGCACAGAGATCCAGGCGCCGATTTTCACTTACACCATCAAAGATAAAAAGGGTACGGATCTGACGGGAACCAACACCATGTTTGAGGGAACGGACATTAAGCCTGTGAAGCGGGGAGATGTCTATGAGGTCTCCTTCAGGCAGAAGATGACGCTGCAGGGCGGGGAGTACCTGCTCTCCATGAGCTGTACCGGCTTTGAGAACGGCGAGCATGTGGTGTATCACCGCCTTTACGATGTGGCCAATATTACGGTTATCTCCAACAAGAACACGGTGGGTGTCTATGATATGGAGTCCCAGGTGGAGACAAAGCTCACGCCGGCAAACGCGGATGCATAA
- a CDS encoding replication-associated recombination protein A yields the protein MDLFDYMRSSTMEKEAPLASRLRPSTLDEVVGQKHIIGKDKLLYRAIKADKLGSVIFYGPPGTGKTTLARVIANTTSARFTQINATTAGKKDMEEAVKEAKDALGMYGQKTILFVDEIHRFNKSQQDYLLPFVEDGTLILIGATTENPYFEVNGALISRSRIFELKPLEKGDIIELMRRAVADHEKGMGMYRAVLEQEAEEFLAEAANGDARAALNAVELGVLTTERREDGLIHIDLAVAQECIQKRAVRYDKGGDNHYDTISAFIKSMRGSDPDAAVYYLARMLYAGEDIKFIARRIMICASEDVGNADPQALCVAVSASLAVERVGMPEAQIILANAATYVASAPKSNSAVKAIEAAMNAVKTRPLGPVPVHLQDRHYSGAAALGRGLDYKYAHDYPYHYVKQQYLPDGMEDAVFYEPSENGYEKQIGERLAFLRSLSGEESETDTKGKE from the coding sequence ATGGATTTATTTGACTATATGAGGAGCAGTACGATGGAGAAGGAGGCGCCGCTGGCCTCCCGCCTGCGCCCGTCCACCCTGGATGAGGTGGTGGGGCAGAAGCACATAATCGGGAAGGACAAGCTGCTGTATCGGGCGATCAAGGCAGATAAGCTGGGCTCAGTGATTTTTTACGGGCCGCCGGGAACTGGAAAGACAACGCTTGCGAGAGTGATTGCCAATACCACCAGCGCCCGCTTCACCCAGATTAATGCCACCACAGCGGGAAAAAAGGACATGGAGGAGGCGGTAAAGGAGGCCAAAGACGCTCTTGGAATGTACGGGCAGAAGACGATCCTTTTTGTGGATGAGATTCACCGTTTCAACAAGAGCCAGCAGGACTATCTTCTGCCCTTTGTGGAGGACGGAACCCTTATTCTCATCGGCGCAACCACGGAAAATCCTTATTTTGAGGTGAACGGAGCTCTGATTTCCCGATCCAGGATCTTTGAGCTGAAACCTCTTGAAAAGGGAGATATCATAGAGCTGATGAGGCGGGCTGTGGCGGATCATGAAAAGGGGATGGGAATGTACCGGGCAGTTCTGGAACAGGAGGCTGAGGAATTTCTGGCAGAGGCGGCAAACGGGGATGCGAGGGCTGCCCTGAATGCGGTGGAGCTGGGCGTCCTTACCACAGAGCGCAGGGAGGACGGGCTCATCCACATTGACCTGGCCGTGGCCCAGGAGTGCATCCAGAAGCGGGCTGTGCGCTACGACAAGGGGGGAGACAACCACTACGATACGATATCTGCCTTTATCAAGAGTATGAGAGGCTCGGATCCGGACGCTGCAGTCTATTATCTGGCCAGAATGCTCTACGCGGGGGAGGATATCAAGTTTATTGCCAGGAGAATTATGATCTGCGCCTCAGAGGACGTGGGAAATGCAGATCCCCAGGCTCTCTGTGTGGCTGTCAGCGCATCCTTGGCGGTGGAGCGGGTTGGAATGCCGGAGGCGCAGATTATTCTCGCCAATGCCGCAACCTATGTGGCCAGCGCCCCCAAAAGCAATTCGGCAGTCAAGGCCATAGAAGCTGCCATGAACGCAGTTAAGACAAGACCTCTGGGCCCGGTTCCTGTGCATCTTCAGGACCGCCACTACAGCGGTGCCGCCGCTCTGGGACGGGGGCTTGATTATAAGTATGCCCATGATTACCCCTATCACTATGTGAAGCAGCAGTATCTTCCGGATGGAATGGAGGACGCTGTATTCTATGAGCCCTCAGAAAACGGATATGAAAAGCAGATAGGGGAAAGGCTTGCTTTCCTGAGGAGCCTGTCCGGGGAGGAAAGTGAGACGGACACAAAAGGGAAAGAATAA
- a CDS encoding RNA polymerase sigma factor: MRETELVERFAAGDREAFDALYELYKDQAFRTAWFLAGNRADAEDIVQDTFVKVYVNIGQLKDAGGFKSWFYRILTRTAWKQSEGRRREFPDSEILTHADASSDIQTDLTPERLLKEEERQRIRDAVDRLDEKHRTVLILYYFNEFSTRTIARIMGCLEGTVKSRLFTARRKIRAELMSEPGKEGVVCEQGNGRKVKGVF; this comes from the coding sequence TTGAGAGAAACAGAACTTGTAGAACGGTTTGCGGCCGGAGATAGGGAGGCGTTTGACGCGCTGTATGAACTTTATAAGGATCAGGCCTTCCGAACCGCATGGTTTCTGGCCGGAAACCGGGCGGATGCGGAGGATATTGTCCAGGATACCTTTGTCAAGGTATATGTGAATATCGGACAGCTTAAAGATGCAGGAGGCTTCAAGAGCTGGTTTTACAGGATTCTCACAAGGACGGCCTGGAAACAGTCAGAGGGCAGAAGGCGGGAATTTCCCGACAGCGAGATACTGACTCACGCAGACGCATCCTCAGATATACAGACCGATCTGACTCCCGAACGTCTTCTTAAGGAGGAAGAACGCCAGAGGATCAGGGACGCGGTGGACCGTCTGGATGAAAAACACAGAACGGTGCTGATTCTCTACTATTTCAACGAATTTTCCACCAGGACGATTGCCCGCATCATGGGCTGCCTGGAGGGAACGGTGAAATCAAGGCTGTTTACGGCGCGAAGAAAAATCAGGGCAGAGCTTATGAGTGAGCCGGGAAAGGAGGGAGTTGTCTGTGAACAGGGAAACGGACGGAAGGTTAAAGGAGTTTTTTGA
- a CDS encoding IS1182 family transposase, whose translation MRINKILQKDYTLSSLYYQIKLPLDVEILIPADDPVRLLSAFVEGMELSDLYQTYGKIKKNQATPRQLFKIMVYASMNRIYSSRDIETACRRDINFMYLLEGKPAPDHATFARFISLHFAQCSKKTLAEVSKLLYSLGEISGKSIFIDGTKIESVANKYTFVWKKAITKNQAKLFDKILVFVEECENLYGFRIAYNGKVSLHTLKRLRKKLCRIRQEEGIVFVHGTGRRKTHLQKSLETLETYIAKLKEYNKKLYVCGDRNSYSKTDPDATFMRMKEDAMLNGQLKPAYNLQHGVDSEYITWLDISPRPTDTRTLIPFLKDMELYLPFKYQEIVADAGYESEENYLFLEENGQLAYIKPQNYEISKPRKYRQDIGRMENMKYDEKADCYYCKNGQVLTMQYEKREKTASGYRRTVTVYRSNGCSGCPFKTDCIKGNNCKTPMEDRQKVLYVSKKMKEKRQETLERITSDYGTQLRMNRSIQAEGSFANIKEDMEFRRYLYRGNANVTAQSILLAIGYNINKLHHKIQAGRTGRHLFPLKQTA comes from the coding sequence ATGCGAATAAATAAAATCCTACAGAAAGATTATACCTTATCTTCTCTGTACTATCAAATCAAACTTCCGCTGGATGTGGAAATTTTGATTCCGGCAGATGATCCGGTCCGTCTTCTGAGTGCATTTGTGGAGGGAATGGAACTCAGCGATCTTTATCAGACTTATGGAAAGATAAAGAAAAATCAGGCGACACCGAGACAGCTGTTTAAGATCATGGTCTACGCCAGCATGAATCGGATCTATTCCAGCCGGGATATCGAAACTGCATGCCGCAGGGATATCAACTTCATGTACCTTTTGGAAGGGAAACCAGCACCTGACCATGCAACCTTTGCACGTTTTATTTCTCTGCATTTCGCACAATGCTCGAAAAAGACATTGGCCGAGGTGTCGAAACTCTTATATTCCCTTGGGGAGATTTCCGGGAAAAGTATCTTTATTGACGGAACGAAAATAGAATCCGTTGCGAATAAATATACTTTTGTCTGGAAAAAAGCCATTACGAAAAATCAGGCAAAACTATTCGATAAGATTCTTGTCTTTGTGGAAGAGTGTGAAAATCTTTACGGTTTCAGGATCGCTTATAACGGGAAAGTCTCTCTTCACACATTAAAAAGGCTGCGAAAAAAGCTGTGCAGGATCAGGCAGGAGGAAGGGATTGTCTTTGTTCATGGAACCGGACGACGAAAAACACACCTTCAGAAATCGCTGGAAACTCTGGAAACTTACATAGCAAAACTGAAGGAGTACAATAAAAAGCTTTATGTCTGTGGAGACCGTAACAGTTATTCTAAAACAGACCCGGATGCGACTTTTATGCGAATGAAAGAAGATGCCATGCTCAATGGGCAGCTGAAACCGGCTTATAATCTTCAGCATGGAGTGGATTCAGAATACATCACATGGCTGGATATCAGTCCACGGCCTACGGATACGAGGACCTTGATCCCATTCCTGAAAGATATGGAGTTGTATCTTCCGTTTAAATATCAGGAGATTGTGGCAGATGCAGGATATGAAAGCGAAGAGAATTACCTGTTTCTCGAAGAAAACGGTCAGCTGGCCTATATCAAACCCCAGAACTATGAAATTTCCAAACCCCGAAAATACCGTCAGGATATCGGGCGGATGGAAAACATGAAATATGATGAGAAAGCGGACTGTTATTACTGTAAAAATGGACAGGTGTTGACGATGCAGTACGAAAAGAGAGAAAAGACGGCCAGTGGATACCGGAGAACCGTTACCGTATATCGAAGTAACGGATGCAGCGGATGCCCTTTCAAAACAGACTGCATCAAGGGGAACAACTGCAAAACACCAATGGAAGACCGCCAGAAAGTACTGTACGTTTCGAAAAAAATGAAAGAAAAACGTCAGGAGACATTGGAGCGGATTACCAGTGATTATGGTACACAGCTCCGAATGAACCGAAGTATCCAGGCCGAGGGAAGTTTTGCAAACATCAAAGAGGATATGGAATTCAGACGATATTTATATCGAGGGAATGCAAATGTAACCGCCCAGAGTATCCTGCTGGCGATCGGGTATAACATAAACAAACTTCATCATAAGATTCAGGCAGGAAGGACAGGGCGTCATTTATTTCCACTCAAACAAACCGCCTGA
- a CDS encoding class I SAM-dependent methyltransferase: MKDLNQKVISLIDKYGNDYRSALRAHVNLEYFMALSPLRENLLEWYEFRRDASLLQVGADFGALTGLFRQRVNHVEVWDESEESLDVVRARFPEVKKEAEQPSASCALSLTSEPLEKIAAAGKRYDYVVCAGSLREPVSEWAELLKSLLKPGGTLLLAACNRFGLKYFAGAPRDSVSVMRGQLAGLFPGCEFYYPMPDYRVPSVIYSDRCLPARGELAGMHPLYDFPEYPFTDVGADFEAACEDGQFGNFADSFLIIWEKGE; this comes from the coding sequence ATGAAAGATCTGAATCAGAAGGTTATTTCTCTGATAGATAAATATGGAAATGATTACAGGAGTGCTCTGAGGGCCCATGTGAACCTGGAATATTTCATGGCTCTTTCCCCACTCAGAGAAAACCTGCTCGAGTGGTATGAGTTTCGCAGGGACGCATCACTTCTTCAGGTAGGCGCCGATTTCGGAGCCCTGACAGGCCTTTTCAGGCAGCGGGTGAACCATGTGGAGGTGTGGGATGAGTCAGAGGAAAGCCTGGATGTGGTGAGAGCCCGGTTCCCGGAGGTAAAAAAGGAGGCAGAACAGCCTTCCGCCTCCTGCGCCCTTTCTCTCACCAGTGAGCCCCTTGAGAAGATCGCGGCCGCAGGGAAGCGATATGACTATGTGGTCTGTGCCGGAAGCCTCAGAGAGCCGGTCAGTGAGTGGGCAGAGCTTTTAAAATCCCTCTTAAAGCCGGGGGGAACACTGCTCCTTGCGGCCTGCAACCGCTTTGGCCTGAAATATTTTGCCGGAGCCCCAAGAGATTCGGTGAGCGTCATGAGAGGACAGCTTGCGGGACTGTTCCCTGGCTGTGAATTTTACTATCCCATGCCGGATTACAGGGTGCCTTCTGTGATCTATTCGGACCGCTGTCTGCCGGCGAGGGGAGAGCTTGCAGGAATGCATCCCCTGTATGACTTCCCGGAGTACCCTTTCACGGACGTGGGAGCAGATTTTGAGGCGGCCTGCGAGGACGGACAGTTTGGAAATTTTGCGGATTCCTTCCTCATCATCTGGGAAAAAGGAGAGTAG
- a CDS encoding glycosyltransferase, protein MAETIYVKYNRTRREPFQIKTAILSEDGKRAVDKTALSPEGEAHIRSFEEKYRLLSEESGVLSYLKPELRDGGRTARFEFLTGVTLAERLKERISEIAQRGESGSEEDSRKKDVISAVEEALHVAVSCRPEFISPFAVTPEFLEVFGRAQADKAGEGKQEAELSDLDFEKESLAFRTSNVDALFENVMLCTERGKGKEEEAGQPKPLISQEEVPLALDYEWVFSFPVPESFLRYRALFYFYDSCREELQELFGDRERFLSEFSITPSMISVYERMEHSFQFYVHGENQEIFLENYYVSTKPVKDLRQMAKEFYQAKDRIEQLKAELSEKEIALRKGQEVQRLTNNHVANLEVIIGDLRREVGEMGKTLTYLNRHEAIIFKVKRKLGQAFNRAVPKGTVKRKKLGYVKNTILHPARYFRMYTTAEGKNRIKGHFEIGDEYLAHGKVVFPRTEHPKVSIVIPVYNQIHYTYLCLVSILEHTKDVSYEVIIADDVSADATEHLSEFAENIVICRNKTNQGFLRNCNQAAKAARGEYIMFLNNDTQVTEGWLSSLVNLIESDETIGMVGSKLVYPDGRLQEAGGIIWSDGSGWNYGRLDDPNKAEYNYVKDVDYISGAAILLSTKLWKQIGGFDERFAPAYCEDSDLAFEVRKAGYRVVYQPLSKVIHFEGISNGTDVNGSGLKRYQVENSEKLKEKWKDELKKQCVNTGNPNPFRARERSQGKKIILVVDHYVPTFDRDAGSKTTFQYLKMFLKKGYVVKFLGDNYLHEEPYSTVLQQMGIEILYGPEYVTGIWDWLDKNGSEISAAYLNRPHIATKYVDYIAEHTDMKIIFYGHDLHFLREFREFELTGDPAKKRESDYWKSIEFTLMRKAAVSYYPSEVEIEAIHEVDDTVNAKAITAYVYEEFLDSLNLDFEKREGLLFVGGFAHPPNADAVLWFAKEVFPLIRARLKVNFYVVGSKVTEEIKALEQPGNGIIVKGFVSEEELSELYRSCRLVVVPLRYGAGVKGKVVEAIYNGAPIVTTSVGSEGIPGVEEVLEVRDQPEDFASAVVRLYDDTEKLREMAEKTQDYIKNHFSIDAAWEVIREDFEG, encoded by the coding sequence ATGGCAGAAACCATTTATGTAAAATACAACAGGACGAGGCGGGAGCCCTTCCAGATCAAGACGGCCATTCTCTCAGAGGATGGGAAGCGGGCGGTAGATAAGACTGCCCTCTCCCCCGAAGGGGAGGCGCACATCCGTTCCTTTGAAGAAAAATACCGCCTGCTCTCAGAAGAGAGCGGCGTTCTCTCCTACCTGAAACCAGAGCTGAGGGACGGAGGAAGGACGGCGAGATTTGAATTTCTGACGGGAGTGACTCTGGCAGAGCGCCTGAAGGAGAGAATTTCTGAAATTGCTCAGAGAGGGGAGTCAGGCAGCGAGGAGGACAGCAGAAAAAAGGATGTCATCTCAGCCGTGGAGGAAGCGCTTCACGTCGCCGTCTCCTGCCGGCCGGAGTTTATCAGCCCCTTTGCGGTGACACCTGAATTTCTGGAGGTGTTTGGCAGGGCGCAGGCAGATAAAGCCGGTGAAGGAAAGCAGGAAGCGGAGCTTTCCGACCTGGATTTTGAGAAGGAAAGCCTGGCCTTTCGAACATCGAATGTGGATGCCCTCTTTGAAAATGTTATGCTCTGTACAGAGAGGGGGAAGGGAAAAGAAGAAGAGGCAGGACAGCCTAAGCCCCTGATAAGCCAGGAGGAAGTACCGCTGGCCCTCGACTATGAATGGGTATTTTCCTTTCCTGTGCCGGAGAGCTTCCTTCGGTACAGAGCGCTGTTTTATTTCTATGATTCCTGCAGGGAAGAGCTGCAGGAGCTGTTTGGGGACAGAGAACGGTTTTTATCGGAATTTTCCATTACCCCGTCCATGATTTCTGTTTACGAGAGAATGGAACACTCTTTCCAATTCTATGTCCACGGGGAAAATCAGGAAATTTTCCTGGAAAACTACTACGTTTCCACGAAACCCGTGAAGGATTTAAGGCAGATGGCTAAGGAGTTTTACCAGGCCAAGGACAGGATTGAGCAGCTGAAGGCAGAGCTTTCCGAAAAAGAAATCGCCCTCAGAAAGGGCCAGGAGGTTCAGCGGCTGACCAACAACCATGTGGCGAATCTGGAAGTGATCATCGGAGATCTGCGCCGGGAAGTGGGAGAGATGGGAAAGACCCTGACCTACTTAAACAGACACGAAGCCATCATCTTTAAGGTGAAGAGGAAGCTTGGCCAGGCCTTTAACAGGGCAGTGCCAAAGGGAACGGTGAAGCGCAAGAAGCTGGGATATGTGAAAAATACCATCCTCCACCCGGCCAGATATTTCAGGATGTATACGACTGCGGAGGGAAAGAACCGGATCAAAGGCCATTTTGAGATCGGTGACGAGTATCTGGCCCACGGAAAGGTAGTTTTCCCCAGAACGGAGCATCCGAAGGTGTCCATCGTGATTCCGGTATACAATCAGATTCACTATACCTACCTGTGTCTGGTTTCTATTTTAGAACACACGAAGGATGTGAGCTATGAGGTAATCATTGCCGACGATGTGTCTGCAGACGCCACAGAGCACCTGTCTGAGTTTGCGGAGAATATCGTGATCTGCCGGAACAAGACGAACCAGGGCTTTTTAAGAAACTGCAACCAGGCGGCAAAGGCGGCCAGGGGTGAGTATATTATGTTTCTGAACAATGATACCCAGGTGACGGAGGGCTGGCTCAGCTCCCTGGTAAACCTAATCGAGTCGGATGAAACCATCGGAATGGTGGGTTCCAAGCTGGTTTACCCGGACGGAAGGCTTCAGGAAGCCGGAGGCATTATCTGGAGCGACGGCTCCGGATGGAATTACGGACGGCTGGACGACCCGAACAAGGCAGAGTACAACTATGTGAAGGATGTGGACTACATCTCAGGGGCGGCCATCCTGCTCTCCACAAAGCTCTGGAAACAGATTGGAGGCTTTGACGAGCGGTTTGCGCCTGCCTACTGTGAGGATTCGGATCTGGCCTTTGAGGTGAGAAAGGCAGGCTACCGGGTGGTTTACCAGCCTCTCTCCAAGGTGATCCATTTTGAGGGAATTTCCAATGGAACCGACGTCAATGGAAGCGGTTTAAAGCGCTATCAGGTAGAGAACAGCGAGAAACTCAAAGAAAAGTGGAAGGATGAGCTGAAAAAGCAGTGCGTCAACACGGGAAATCCCAATCCGTTCCGGGCCAGAGAGCGCAGCCAGGGAAAGAAAATCATTCTGGTGGTGGACCACTATGTGCCTACCTTTGACAGGGATGCGGGATCCAAGACCACCTTCCAGTACCTGAAAATGTTCCTTAAGAAAGGGTATGTGGTGAAGTTCCTGGGAGACAACTATCTCCACGAGGAGCCCTATTCCACCGTTCTTCAGCAGATGGGAATCGAGATCCTCTACGGCCCGGAGTATGTGACAGGGATCTGGGACTGGCTGGATAAGAACGGCAGCGAGATCAGCGCGGCCTATTTAAACAGGCCCCACATTGCCACCAAGTATGTGGACTATATTGCAGAACACACAGATATGAAGATTATCTTCTACGGCCATGATCTCCACTTCCTGAGAGAGTTCAGGGAGTTTGAGCTGACAGGGGATCCGGCAAAGAAGAGGGAGTCTGATTACTGGAAATCCATTGAGTTTACACTGATGCGCAAGGCTGCGGTTTCCTATTACCCTTCTGAGGTGGAGATAGAGGCAATCCATGAGGTTGACGATACGGTGAACGCGAAGGCCATCACAGCCTACGTCTATGAAGAATTTTTAGACAGCCTGAATCTGGACTTTGAGAAGAGGGAGGGGCTTCTGTTTGTGGGAGGCTTCGCCCACCCGCCGAATGCAGATGCAGTGCTGTGGTTTGCGAAGGAAGTATTCCCGCTTATCAGGGCAAGGCTTAAGGTTAATTTCTATGTGGTCGGTTCTAAGGTGACAGAGGAAATCAAGGCCCTGGAACAGCCGGGAAACGGAATTATCGTAAAAGGATTCGTCAGCGAGGAGGAGCTTTCTGAGCTTTATCGGAGCTGCCGCCTGGTGGTGGTTCCGCTGCGCTACGGCGCCGGCGTCAAGGGCAAGGTGGTGGAGGCCATCTACAACGGTGCGCCGATTGTCACAACCTCAGTGGGAAGCGAGGGAATCCCCGGCGTCGAGGAGGTTCTCGAGGTCAGGGATCAGCCGGAGGATTTTGCGTCCGCAGTTGTCAGGCTCTACGACGATACAGAAAAGCTCCGGGAGATGGCAGAAAAGACACAGGATTATATTAAAAACCATTTCAGCATTGACGCAGCCTGGGAGGTTATCAGGGAGGACTTTGAAGGATGA